A genomic segment from Toxotes jaculatrix isolate fToxJac2 chromosome 6, fToxJac2.pri, whole genome shotgun sequence encodes:
- the si:ch73-389b16.1 gene encoding uncharacterized protein si:ch73-389b16.1, whose translation MSKYHSELTQREQELLKIRRDSDTKAAELVKMEKMLQQTKNLLDKKTDSGSESLGYQENMVEDLEEKVRSSRRYRRNSLHHTQMLESQMKTVKGELVGTLDHLQELRNVLRRSQQKAEERKAAMEKLAAGLR comes from the exons ATGAGTAAGTATCACAGTGAGCTGACCCAGAGGGAGCAGGAGTTGCTGAAAATTCGTCGAGACAGCGACACTAAAGCTGCTGAACTTGTCAAGATGGAGAAGATGCTGCAGCAGACCAAGAACCTGCTGGACAAGAAGACAGATTCTGGTTCAGAGAGCCTGGGCTACCAGGAGAACATGG TGGAGGATCTGGAGGAAAAAGTGCGCTCCAGCAGACGATACAGGAGAAACTCcctccatcacacacagatgctggAGAGCCAGATGAAAACGGTGAAAGGTGAGTTGGTGGGAACACTGGACCATCTTCAGGAGCTCAGGAACGTCCTGCGCCGCTCAcagcagaaagcagaggagcGCAAAGCAGCGATGGAGAAGCTGGCGGCAGGGCTCAGGTGA